One stretch of Bombina bombina isolate aBomBom1 chromosome 7, aBomBom1.pri, whole genome shotgun sequence DNA includes these proteins:
- the CDC42EP2 gene encoding cdc42 effector protein 2, with amino-acid sequence MSTKAPIYLKRSTRKGKLRDVLSPDMISPPLGDFRHTIHIGSGEGDIFGDVSFLQGKFHLLPSSNSSSASPSPASTPPPCHPDLPSPLLKNAISLPVIGGPQALSLPQSPPPKPPRLHLDERSRSPPREPERTCPKLGVTAEEQEGLILAHAGSLLSLQVDLGPSILDDVLQIMDRG; translated from the coding sequence ATGTCCACAAAGGCCCCAATTTACCTGAAAAGAAGCACCCGTAAAGGGAAGCTAAGAGATGTTCTCTCACCAGATATGATCAGCCCACCCCTTGGAGATTTTAGACACACTATTCACATTGGTAGTGGAGAGGGTGACATCTTTGGCGATGTTTCGTTTCTGCAAGGAAAGTTCCACCTTCTTCCTAGTTCAAACTCTAGCTCAGCCTCTCCCTCCCCTGCTTCAACACCACCACCTTGCCATCCAGATCTTCCATCACCCCTGCTAAAGAACGCCATCTCACTCCCAGTTATAGGTGGGCCACAGGCACTCTCACTTCCTCAATCTCCTCCTCCAAAACCGCCAAGACTTCACCTTGACGAAAGGAGTAGGAGCCCACCAAGAGAACCAGAAAGAACTTGCCCAAAGCTGGGTGTTACTGCCGAGGAACAGGAAGGACTGATTCTTGCCCATGCTGGATCCCTCCTTTCACTGCAAGTTGACCTGGGCCCCTCCATCCTTGATGATGTTTTGCAGATAATGGATAGAGGATAG